Within the Phaseolus vulgaris cultivar G19833 chromosome 9, P. vulgaris v2.0, whole genome shotgun sequence genome, the region accttttatttattttatttattgtttacaTAAAAACTTGTTAGGATTATAATATACAcctaagaaaaatgttttttcaggtttaccaaacatataagaaaatataaataatatttagaataattttgaatataatatatattcgtatttttataagttattttaataaatgattTAATGTTCGTATTGAGATGAAATAAATAACAAACTACTTATTAAAAATTACTGGtttgaatttattattaaaaatctgAAACTGAAATGATTTGTTGGGTTAAAGAATGGTAAGTTGTGTGTTGTTGGGGTTGGGGCAGTGGTCCCGCCACCCTCAAGAGTTTAAAAAGTATGATTTGATTATCATAATTATTGGAATTGGAATTGGAATTAGGTGGGCCCACCCACTTGTACCTCACTCCAAACAGAAGGTTTGAAACGGACGCTGTTTTTTTTTAGGCGGTCATGGATCCCGTAAAATCATCACCGTCCAATTGGAGAGATGGACACGTGTCCTCCCACATTTCGTCGCCTGATATAGCACCCAAAAGATCTTCGCTTCTCACTAACCTTAACTTTGTCTGTATCACTGTCTCAGAGTCTCAACTGCTTTACTCAGATCAGATATTGGAACCAAATATTGTTTGATTCCTTTGGTTTGAAGCGAAAAAATGGGTGCTCTGGATCACATCTCCGAGCTCTTTGACTGCTCCCATGGCAGTTCGAAACTGAAGAAGCGGAAGCAATTGCAGGTAATTCATTGATTATTATTACTGTAGGACGATATGAGATAGATCCAGATAGGAGAAATTAAGTTGAGTTTGTTATATACTGTTATTGGTATGTTGTTGAGCGTGTATGAATGAATCAGACGGTGGAGGTGAAGGTGAAGATGGACTGCGAAGGGTGcgagaggaaagtgaggaaaGCAGTGGAGGGGATGAAAGGCGTGAACCAGGTGGAGGTGGATCGGAAGGCCAACAAAGTCACAGTGGTGGGCTACGTGGATCCCTCTAAGGTGGTGGCACGCATTGCTCACCGCACCGGCAAGAAAGCAGAGCTCTGGCCGTACGTCCCTTACGACGTCGTTGCGCACCCCTACGCACCCGGGGTGTATGATAAGAAAGCTCCCTCCGGTTACGTGCGAAACACCGATGACCCTCACTATTCCCATCTCGCACGTGCCAGCTCCACCGAAGTCCGCTACACCACCGCCTTCAGTGACGAGAACCCCACCGCTTGTGCCGTTATGTGACGCTCTTTCTTTTGGCCTTTCATGTTCCCAAACTTTTCCATCTGTGTGCTGCCACCATTATTATGTTCGACTTCATTGTAT harbors:
- the LOC137820860 gene encoding heavy metal-associated isoprenylated plant protein 26, producing MGALDHISELFDCSHGSSKLKKRKQLQTVEVKVKMDCEGCERKVRKAVEGMKGVNQVEVDRKANKVTVVGYVDPSKVVARIAHRTGKKAELWPYVPYDVVAHPYAPGVYDKKAPSGYVRNTDDPHYSHLARASSTEVRYTTAFSDENPTACAVM